One part of the Caproiciproducens sp. CPB-2 genome encodes these proteins:
- a CDS encoding glycoside hydrolase family 1 protein: protein MGCKSFGKNFLWGASTSAYQFEGAWNEDGKGCSVIDQGNHPPELSDFKVTSDHYHRYKEDIALMSEMGLKSYRFSIAWTRILPNGVGEINQKGVDFYNRLLDELAKYNIEPIVTMYHFDLPAALDKKGGWLNRDTIDAFENYARLLFRLYGDRVKYWLTINEQNTMILNSQWLGVKILSEKELYQQNHNMMVAHAKVTLACREILPNAKIGPAPNIVAIYPATCHPDDILAAGNYSALRNWLVLDMACFGRYNHVVWDYFVKHGLEPEILDHDLELCKKAKPDFIGFNYYFSETVEKYGKNGNVSGKADFYAKTRNANLPLTEFGWEVDPVGFHVTLREIYDRYRLPVIVTENGLGGYDTRDKNGEIIDDYRIEYLREHIRQMKAAADEGVEIWGFHPWSAIDLVSTHEGFGKRYGFVYVNRDEKDLKDLARYKKKSFYWYKDVIQSNGEKL, encoded by the coding sequence ATGGGATGTAAATCATTTGGAAAAAACTTTTTGTGGGGGGCGTCAACTTCTGCTTATCAGTTTGAGGGGGCCTGGAATGAAGATGGAAAAGGTTGTTCTGTTATTGACCAAGGAAACCATCCCCCTGAATTAAGTGACTTTAAAGTCACCAGCGATCACTATCACCGTTACAAAGAGGATATTGCGCTTATGAGCGAAATGGGCCTAAAATCCTATCGCTTCTCCATCGCTTGGACAAGAATCCTTCCGAACGGAGTCGGAGAGATCAATCAGAAGGGAGTAGATTTCTACAACAGGCTGCTCGACGAACTGGCCAAATATAATATTGAACCCATTGTGACGATGTACCATTTCGATTTGCCGGCTGCGCTGGATAAAAAGGGTGGGTGGCTCAACAGGGATACCATTGACGCTTTTGAAAATTATGCGAGATTGTTGTTCCGGTTGTATGGGGACCGGGTTAAATACTGGTTGACTATCAACGAACAGAATACGATGATTTTGAACAGTCAGTGGCTTGGTGTAAAGATTTTGAGCGAAAAAGAGCTTTATCAGCAAAATCACAACATGATGGTAGCTCATGCAAAAGTAACTCTTGCCTGCCGCGAGATTCTGCCGAATGCAAAAATTGGCCCTGCCCCCAATATTGTCGCTATTTACCCGGCCACATGTCACCCCGACGATATCCTTGCCGCCGGCAATTACAGCGCACTGCGCAATTGGCTTGTCCTCGACATGGCTTGCTTTGGCCGCTATAACCATGTGGTATGGGATTATTTTGTGAAACACGGGCTTGAACCTGAAATATTGGATCATGACCTGGAATTGTGCAAAAAAGCGAAGCCGGATTTTATCGGGTTTAATTATTATTTCAGTGAAACAGTAGAGAAATATGGCAAAAACGGGAATGTTAGCGGAAAGGCCGATTTTTACGCTAAAACGCGAAATGCGAATCTCCCCTTGACAGAATTTGGGTGGGAAGTGGACCCCGTAGGATTTCACGTTACTTTGCGGGAAATATATGACAGGTACCGGCTCCCCGTGATTGTGACGGAAAACGGACTTGGCGGCTACGATACGCGGGATAAAAACGGAGAAATTATCGATGATTATCGTATTGAATATCTTCGGGAACATATCCGGCAGATGAAAGCGGCCGCGGACGAAGGTGTAGAAATCTGGGGGTTCCACCCATGGTCCGCCATAGATTTGGTAAGCACCCACGAAGGGTTCGGCAAAAGATACGGGTTTGTTTATGTTAACCGCGATGAAAAAGATTTGAAAGATCTGGCAAGATACAAGAAGAAAAGCTTTTATTGGTATAAGGACGTAATTCAGTCAAACGGTGAAAAGCTGTAA
- a CDS encoding PTS lactose/cellobiose transporter subunit IIA, translated as MEKNEENIPDELAEISMKIIMSAGDARLYVTESLKAVEQFDFTLAEEKLTQSKKKIAEAHNAQTEILQKEISGDKIGYSVLFSHAQDTLMTVNSEYILAKELVKVFASFYKKFDA; from the coding sequence ATGGAAAAAAACGAAGAGAATATACCCGACGAACTGGCTGAAATTTCAATGAAAATTATCATGAGCGCCGGGGACGCAAGGCTATATGTGACGGAATCGTTGAAGGCCGTGGAACAATTCGACTTTACTCTGGCGGAAGAAAAGCTGACGCAGTCAAAAAAGAAAATTGCCGAAGCGCACAACGCGCAGACAGAAATTCTGCAAAAAGAAATCAGCGGTGATAAAATTGGGTACTCCGTCCTTTTTTCACACGCTCAGGATACCCTGATGACCGTTAACAGTGAATATATTCTTGCGAAAGAACTGGTTAAGGTGTTCGCGTCCTTTTACAAAAAATTTGACGCGTGA
- a CDS encoding PTS sugar transporter subunit IIB, whose amino-acid sequence MKKVLLVCGGGASSGFLAANIRKAISKRGVNVEVEALSESAIDSMLPSIDCLMLAPHLKYLLSEVEPKCKAAGVKVALLDESYYGTLNGERALDHILYILKD is encoded by the coding sequence TTGAAAAAAGTTTTATTAGTATGTGGGGGAGGAGCCTCGAGCGGATTTCTGGCAGCCAATATTCGCAAGGCAATTTCAAAGCGGGGCGTCAACGTGGAGGTGGAAGCACTGAGCGAATCGGCTATTGACAGTATGCTTCCGTCCATAGACTGTCTGATGCTGGCACCGCACCTGAAATACCTTTTAAGCGAGGTAGAACCCAAATGCAAGGCCGCCGGTGTCAAGGTTGCCTTGCTGGACGAGTCTTATTACGGAACACTGAACGGGGAACGTGCGTTAGATCATATCCTTTATATATTAAAAGATTAG
- a CDS encoding PTS sugar transporter subunit IIC codes for MKKIMSWLSEVFAPKMEKVSKNIWVQSLQTSIVQTMPLIFVGSLATVFYVVKIYLKWFPDFSVVNNYTFGLMALIISFMLPYNVMEKKGYNKMKIVALFAGLGLYLLVLKPQVVKDGSVFNTALFGAQGMFIALITGFFTAIIMGLFANFTFFKKDTTIPDFIVAWFDSIIPVTIVIATGWILAYVVGIDIVNVILNVFKPIMAFAQTYFGFVLLATFGALVYSMGISPWVVFAFLSPIQYQAIAANAANVSAGKAPEFINTFEVMHSGWVCIGGTGSTFALVVFMAFLAKSAKFKAVGKASLVPSIMNINEPAVFGSIAWNPLLMIPMVLSAFFTSLVTYFALSTGLANIPAEVMQLWYLPFPISTWLMTQDVRGLILMVVCVAITCIIYYPFFKVADGVELKNEQNRVGEKTEW; via the coding sequence ATGAAAAAGATAATGAGCTGGCTGTCCGAAGTATTTGCTCCGAAAATGGAAAAAGTTAGTAAAAACATCTGGGTGCAGTCTCTTCAAACTTCTATCGTACAAACGATGCCGCTGATTTTTGTGGGTTCCCTGGCTACTGTTTTTTATGTAGTTAAAATCTATCTCAAATGGTTTCCTGATTTTAGCGTTGTCAACAATTATACGTTCGGTTTGATGGCGCTGATTATTTCCTTTATGCTGCCTTATAATGTAATGGAGAAAAAGGGCTACAATAAAATGAAAATCGTAGCCCTTTTTGCGGGGCTTGGCCTTTACCTGCTGGTTTTAAAGCCACAGGTGGTAAAGGACGGATCTGTTTTCAATACTGCTTTGTTTGGCGCTCAGGGAATGTTTATTGCTTTAATTACCGGCTTTTTCACCGCCATTATTATGGGGCTGTTCGCAAACTTTACGTTTTTTAAAAAAGATACAACCATTCCCGATTTTATTGTCGCCTGGTTCGACTCGATTATCCCAGTAACGATTGTCATCGCCACCGGATGGATACTGGCCTATGTGGTCGGGATCGATATTGTGAATGTAATTCTGAATGTCTTCAAACCGATCATGGCATTTGCCCAAACCTATTTTGGCTTTGTCCTCCTGGCGACGTTCGGCGCGCTGGTTTATTCCATGGGAATCTCTCCTTGGGTCGTTTTCGCCTTTTTATCCCCCATTCAGTATCAGGCTATCGCGGCAAACGCCGCCAATGTTTCAGCGGGAAAAGCGCCTGAATTTATCAACACTTTTGAAGTAATGCACTCCGGCTGGGTTTGCATCGGCGGGACGGGCTCGACATTCGCTCTGGTAGTCTTTATGGCATTTTTAGCAAAATCAGCAAAATTCAAAGCGGTCGGAAAAGCGTCTTTGGTGCCCAGCATCATGAATATCAATGAACCGGCGGTGTTTGGCTCAATTGCCTGGAATCCGCTGCTCATGATTCCGATGGTTTTATCGGCCTTTTTCACCTCCCTTGTTACATATTTCGCCCTTAGCACCGGATTGGCTAATATTCCGGCCGAAGTGATGCAGCTTTGGTATCTGCCGTTTCCGATTTCGACATGGCTGATGACGCAGGACGTAAGAGGGTTAATCCTGATGGTTGTCTGCGTTGCAATCACCTGCATTATTTATTATCCATTCTTTAAAGTAGCCGACGGCGTAGAATTGAAAAACGAACAGAATCGCGTCGGCGAAAAGACCGAATGGTAA
- a CDS encoding GntR family transcriptional regulator has protein sequence MPKYKSLAKDIHEKIKNGTYSIKLPTINDFVCEYQAGRNTVRSALDILVQQGEIHKVQGSGYYINKNVNSEKKTLNISLKRGLTGSFPGQQIKSKVLELSILSSDEKLSARFNCSVGTPLYFVRRLRFIDDIPIGIENAYYNKRFVIYLNEEIASRSIFYFIRDELMLKIGFSDEFVSAKCLDKNECALLNLDEGQPGLIINEINYLKSGDIFNVSNTIYNYQELDLYFSIQNLN, from the coding sequence ATGCCTAAATACAAATCATTAGCAAAAGACATTCATGAAAAAATAAAAAATGGTACTTATTCCATTAAGTTGCCAACAATAAATGATTTTGTCTGTGAATATCAGGCGGGACGAAACACTGTGCGCAGCGCGCTTGATATTCTTGTACAGCAGGGAGAAATACACAAGGTTCAAGGCAGCGGCTATTACATCAATAAAAATGTTAACAGTGAGAAAAAAACGCTGAATATATCCTTAAAAAGAGGGCTGACCGGCAGCTTCCCCGGGCAGCAGATTAAGTCCAAAGTTCTGGAGCTGTCCATTCTTTCTTCAGATGAGAAACTAAGCGCGAGGTTTAACTGTTCCGTCGGAACCCCGCTCTATTTTGTGCGCCGGCTTAGATTTATTGACGATATTCCTATCGGGATAGAAAACGCATATTATAACAAAAGGTTTGTGATTTATCTGAATGAAGAAATCGCGAGCCGATCAATATTTTATTTCATCAGGGACGAACTCATGTTAAAAATTGGGTTTTCGGATGAATTCGTCTCTGCCAAATGTCTCGATAAAAATGAATGTGCTTTATTAAACCTCGACGAAGGTCAGCCGGGATTGATTATCAACGAAATAAACTATTTGAAAAGCGGAGATATTTTTAATGTTTCAAATACAATTTACAATTATCAAGAGTTGGACTTGTACTTTTCAATACAAAATCTGAATTAG
- a CDS encoding HPr family phosphocarrier protein, whose protein sequence is MSGFEYKIKEELGVHARPAGLLVQAAKNHPQSHIQILKGNHTADVTKLFAVMSLCIKCGDTIKVTADGEDADSALAEMREICTKYL, encoded by the coding sequence ATGTCCGGTTTTGAGTATAAAATCAAGGAAGAACTGGGAGTTCATGCAAGACCAGCTGGCCTGTTGGTACAGGCCGCGAAAAATCATCCCCAAAGCCATATCCAAATTCTGAAAGGCAATCATACGGCCGACGTAACGAAGCTGTTCGCGGTCATGAGCCTGTGTATAAAGTGCGGCGATACGATCAAAGTCACTGCCGACGGGGAGGATGCCGACAGCGCTTTGGCTGAAATGCGCGAGATTTGTACGAAATATTTATAA